In Mercenaria mercenaria strain notata chromosome 14, MADL_Memer_1, whole genome shotgun sequence, the following are encoded in one genomic region:
- the LOC123528202 gene encoding uncharacterized protein LOC123528202 → MLVFETSFYTIFTKHIFSAIIDATIQDFFKNTPIDTSTPAKTPEPACVPPNTPEPACVPPKTPVPADVPPTTPVPASAPPKTPEPACVPPKTPEPACVPPKTPEPACVPPTTPVPASAPPKTPEPACVPPTTPVPASVSPKTPEPASVPPKTPEPASVPPTTPVPASVPPKTPEPASVPPMTPMPASVPPKTPEPASAPPKTPEPACVPPTTPVPASAPPKTPEPACVPPTTPVPASAPPKTPEPACVPPTTPVPASAPPKTPEPASVPPKTPEPACVPPTTPVPASVPPKTPEPASVPPTTPVPAETPGHYKRYQTPEYVETSSSDDDTDDVDLTPLVNVPAIKVPRQLHKDASPYRWEECRNVKRELAQLREQVGSLEAKNRKLMRINKVLFKSIHL, encoded by the coding sequence ATGCTTGTGTTTGAAACATCTTTTTATAcgattttcacaaaacatattttttcagcCATTATTGATGCCACCAtccaggatttttttaaaaatacaccgATAGATACAAGCACACCAGCAAAGACTCCTGAGCCAGCTTGTGTGCCACCAAACACTCCTGAGCCAGCTTGTGTGCCACCAAAGACTCCTGTGCCAGCTGATGTGCCACCAACGACTCCTGTGCCAGCTTCTGCGCCACCAAAGACTCCTGAGCCAGCTTGTGTGCCACCAAAGACTCCTGAGCCAGCTTGTGTGCCACCAAAGACTCCTGAGCCAGCTTGTGTGCCACCAACGACTCCTGTGCCAGCTTCTGCGCCACCAAAGACTCCTGAGCCAGCTTGTGTGCCACCAACGACTCCTGTGCCAGCTTCTGTGTCACCAAAGACTCCTGAGCCAGCTTCTGTGCCACCAAAGACTCCTGAGCCAGCTTCTGTGCCACCAACGACTCCTGTGCCAGCTTCTGTGCCACCAAAGACTCCTGAGCCAGCTTCTGTGCCACCAATGACTCCTATGCCAGCTTCTGTGCCACCAAAGACTCCTGAGCCAGCTTCTGCGCCACCAAAGACTCCTGAGCCAGCTTGTGTGCCACCAACGACTCCTGTGCCAGCTTCTGCGCCACCAAAGACTCCTGAGCCAGCTTGTGTGCCACCAACAACTCCTGTGCCAGCTTCTGCGCCACCAAAGACTCCTGAGCCAGCTTGTGTGCCACCAACAACTCCTGTGCCAGCTTCTGCGCCACCAAAGACTCCTGAGCCAGCTTCTGTGCCACCAAAGACTCCTGAACCAGCTTGTGTGCCACCAACGACTCCTGTGCCAGCTTCTGTGCCACCAAAGACTCCTGAGCCAGCTTCTGTGCCACCAACAACTCCTGTGCCAGCTGAGACACCTGGACACTATAAGAGGTACCAGACCCCAGAGTATGTTGAAACCAGCAGCAGTGATGATGACACAGATGATGTTGATTTAACACCTCTTGTTAATGTGCCAGCTATTAAGGTACCGCGACAACTGCATAAAGACGCATCACCATACAGATGGGAGGAGTGCAGAAATGTGAAAAGAGAATTAGCACAGCTCAGAGAACAAGTGGGATCACTGGAGGCAAAGAACAGAAAGCTCATGAGAATTAATAAGGTATTGTTCAAATCCATTCATTTAtaa